A region from the Dysidea avara chromosome 15, odDysAvar1.4, whole genome shotgun sequence genome encodes:
- the LOC136245825 gene encoding uncharacterized protein — translation MLLLLQAGDVESNPGPNFLRTCPNCDEKVLARKKLCKCGYVLNKKIGRPTGTSAEAGFRVTTGRAVGTTAEAGYKVSNGRTVGTTAEAGYKVSNGRTVGTTAEAGYKVSNGRSIGTSAEAGYKVSNGRSIGTTAEAGYKVSSGRSVGTTAEAGYKVSNGHSRGTTEEAGFHVSCGRPVVYKSNTSDKLITTDVNCVSLSDELLTLGNKRIAQQVRFDSKPLAIGMCYCCGSILWSRVDNSHTNLVDIKLTEGQIPAVAYQKAMLSAGKGLLEYRHKSGKMYACAVCKTLKCPSEFEFHVGKYEGIDIEEWDMRFPEVILNLKNPVEHCQIALCGIFSTTVKDAKRHQWRHIQGEVNALHKLDRHYYGLFGFLLINEDLSDKFVKYPEAYERIRLALHWLKKNNHLYQDFLARFETLYRYVRQEIVNPDVLKLDQNKILDSEAIGLAFPVDLEYFEQYSPLYGEMDIAGIIGGAQDNLLSKDGVKGVGEVEVASEEEDVATEVVIGEGDITLIAPVQEATMTIMKGTHLLLFIATIATIISQ, via the exons ATGCTACTGCTGCTACAAGCAGGTGATGTTGAAAGTAACCCAGGCCCAAACTTTTTAAGGACTTGTCCAAATTGTGATGAAAAAGTGCTGGCAAGAAAAAAGTTGTGTAAATGTGGATACGTGCTTAACAAAAAAATAGGTAGGCCTACTGGCACCAGTGCAGAAGCGGGCTTTAGGGTAACCACTGGTCGTGCTGTAGGTACCACTGCAGAAGCAGGGTATAAGGTTTCTAATGGCCGTACTGTAGGTACCACTGCAGAAGCAGGGTATAAGGTTTCTAATGGCCGTACTGTAGGTACTACTGCAGAAGCAGGATATAAGGTTTCTAATGGCCGTAGTATAGGTACCTCTGCAGAAGCAGGATATAAGGTTTCTAATGGCCGTAGTATAGGTACCACTGCAGAAGCAGGGTACAAGGTTTCTAGTGGCCGTAGTGTAGGTACCACTGCAGAAGCAGGATATAAGGTTTCTAATGGCCATAGTAGAGGTACCACTGAAGAAGCAGGTTTTCATGTTTCATGTGGAAGACCTGTGGTATATAAATCAAATACAAGTGACAAACTAATCACCACAGATGTGAACTGCGTGTCGCTTAGTGATGAGCTCCTAACTTTAGGAAACAAGAGGATTGCACAACAAGTTCGCTTTGACTCTAAGCCATTAGCAATTGGGATGTGTTACTGTTGCGGCAGTATACTTTGGTCCAGAGTAGATAATAGTCATACCAACCTAGTAGACATCAAGTTAACAGAGGGACAAATACCAGCAGTAGCATACCAGAAGGCAATGTTATCTGCTGGTAAAGGTTTACTAGAGTACCGTCATAAAAGTGgtaaaatgtatgcatgtgctgTATGCAAAACATTAAAATGCCCTTCAGAATTTGAATTTCATGTTGGAAAATATGAAGGCATAGATATAGAAGAATGGGATATGAGATTTCCTGAAGTCatattgaatttaaaaaatccAGTAGAGCATTGTCAGATAGCGTTATGTGGAATCTTTTCTACAACGGTGAAAGacgccaaaaggcaccagtggCGTCACATTCAAGGAGAGGTAAATGCCTTACACAAGCTAGATAGGCACTATTATGGATTGTTTGGATTTTTATTAATAAACGAAGACTTAAGTGATAAGTTTGTAAAGTATCCAGAAGCATATGAAAGAATCAGACTGGCTTTACATTGGCTTAAAAAGAATAATCATCTATACCAAGACTTCCTAGCACGCTTCGAAACCCTTTATAGATATGTTAGACAGGAAATTGTAAATCCAGATGTTTTAAAGCTTGACCAGAATAAAATATTAGACAGTGAAGCAATAGGTTTGGCATTTCCTGTTGACTTGGAATATTTTGAACAATACTCACCATTGTATGGTGAGATGGACATTGCCGGTAT AATTGGAGGGGCACAGGACAATCTCCTCAGCAAAGACGGCGTCAAAGGGGTGGGAGAGGTAGAGGTGGCTTCAGAGGAAGAGGACGTGGCTACAGAGGTGGTAATAG GGGAGGGAGATATAACCCTAATCGCCCCAGTGCAAGAGGCCACCATGACAATCATGAAAG GCACACATCTACTATTATTTATTGCAACAATTGCAACTATTATTAGCCAATAA